A genomic region of Metopolophium dirhodum isolate CAU chromosome 1, ASM1992520v1, whole genome shotgun sequence contains the following coding sequences:
- the LOC132935237 gene encoding protein lines — translation MEEQETMNKTLPLAKKQKINDSEYRLVDLNVDTISLNLTKHCLCQLPETCMLKEVFRVSNVSSWSKERLLNFLSSARLTCDIALKQQSEGTICTSVERLSNYLISNKTGIVNEVVSLLTRTDPYISYAASNALAEIFVCSQNKIDNVWVEELTDLFLRRSPETLCPVISVFKRVLCWRDSQMNDNEKNIKMPENCVSRKVIFEDDEIEMDDEFGISLVKTKVIEVLQTQWQLIVLKFIRYMSSFDHCTDLNTEQFTHKMGHLAIIEFIKLWTSMVSIKTNLNVMNIKYFYADLGQMLILLRRPKVQPVVWKNIINLFNESLCYTTTLAVQGTMQEEPCMLARELVKVVKTKNMLNNMPFRKGPGEFGGGEEDEGDKKLLQDTVLLILKAVATIIKETKNESSSSDSSSDESEDSEEIDAEMAIIESSVNEVLRKLDACVKKCMSYLPETQIAQWIVQLFSDRNDVLIESMICTIDISLVLCYRRNSLPMLRQVLNPTASLVEFLQTLSYNNDLNELILDLLLGSDTSFLLYIMRILKFICNRWSEFCLCCDTKLQSTMATLMGLQTSLDQLIKNNLTPYNLNPVLRLLVKCNNLYSGIAVINI, via the coding sequence ATGGAAGAACAGGAAACTATGAACAAAACATTGCCACTTGCTAAGAAGCAGAAAATTAATGACAGTGAATATCGTTTGGTAGATTTAAACGTAGATACAATTAGTTTAAACTTGACAAAGCATTGTCTGTGTCAATTGCCTGAAACATGTATGCTAAAAGAAGTTTTTAGGGTTTCAAATGTTAGTAGTTGGAGTAAAGAACGACTTTTAAATTTCTTGAGTTCAGCTCGGTTGACTTGTGACATTGCCCTCAAACAACAGTCAGAGGGCACTATATGTACTAGCGTTGAGCGGTTAAGTAATTActtaatttctaataaaacTGGTATAGTAAACGAAGTTGTATCTTTACTTACACGAACAGATCCTTACATATCATACGCAGCTAGTAATGCTTTAGCGGAAATATTTGTGTGTTCGCAAAATAAAATAGACAATGTATGGGTGGAAGAGTTAACAGATTTATTTCTTCGTCGATCTCCTGAAACTTTATGTCCTGTTATATCAGTTTTTAAACGTGTATTGTGTTGGAGAGATTCACAAATGaatgataatgaaaaaaatatcaagatGCCTGAAAATTGTGTTAGCAGAAAAGTTATTTTTGAAGATGATGAAATTGAGATGGACGACGAATTTGGAATAAGCTTAGTTAAAACTAAAGTCATCGAAGTTTTACAAACCCAATGGCAATTGattgtattgaaatttattaggtacatgTCATCATTTGACCACTGTACAGATCTTAATACTGAACAATTCACTCATAAAATGGGTCATCTTGCcattatagaatttataaagTTATGGACCTCTATGGTTTCTATTAAAACTAATCTGAACGTTATgaacattaaatatttctatgCAGATTTGGGACAAATGCTTATTCTTTTAAGGCGGCCAAAAGTCCAACCAGTAGTTTGGAAGAATATTATTAACCTTTTCAATGAAAGTTTGTGTTACACCACAACATTGGCTGTACAAGGTACTATGCAAGAAGAACCTTGTATGTTGGCTAGAGAATTAGTCAAGGTtgtgaaaactaaaaatatgttgaataacATGCCATTCCGAAAAGGTCCCGGAGAATTTGGAGGAGGAGAAGAAGATGAAGGcgataaaaaattgttacaagacacagttttgttaattttaaaagcaGTTGCTACAATCATCAAGGAAACAAAAAATGAATCTTCATCCAGTGATTCTTCGTCTGATGAATCGGAAGACTCTGAAGAAATAGATGCAGAAATGGCAATAATTGAAAGtagtgtcaatgaagttttacgGAAGCTTGACGCATGTGTTAAAAAGTGTATGTCTTATCTACCGGAAACCCAAATTGCACAGTGGATTGTACAGTTATTTTCTGATCGCAACGACGTACTCATTGAGAGTATGATTTGTACTATTGATATTTCACTGGTATTGTGTTATCGTCGTAACTCTTTACCGATGTTGCGTCAAGTACTAAATCCCACTGCTAGTTTAGTTGAATTTCTACAAactttatcttataataatgatttaaatgaattgattttagatttattgTTGGGTAGTGACACTAGTTTTCTGTTGTACATAATGCGAATATTGAAATTCATATGCAATAGGTGGTCAGAGTTTTGTCTTTGTTGTGATACAAAGTTGCAAAGCACAATGGCTACATTAATGGGCTTACAAACAAGTCTTGACcaactcattaaaaataatttaactcctTACAATCTTAATCCAGTATTAAGGTTATTagttaaatgtaataacttGTATTCAGGTATAGCTGTAATAAACATTTGA